One window from the genome of Leucobacter aridicollis encodes:
- a CDS encoding MFS transporter encodes MSAPAAHTPAHAAPDDATQGLPDSQLADAPDERSSWVPMIGLFLAQILMSYNVAALPVTLGGMVSDFGVPATDVSTAIVTYGLVVAALVMVGAKIGQRVGWVTMFRIVVAVFAASALTMILAPSVGWVILAQALAGASAAIIVPSLVALIAENYRGAQQATAIGSLGSARALAGVTAFLLGGTLATFVGWRPVFGVVLLIAVVVFALSFRLRSDRGDARIAVDVVGALLIGAGIVSLTLGVNNLNRWGLVRATDDAPMSILGLSPAPVLIVAGIMFVQGFFVWTRRRTSLGREPLVSLAVFGSHRERAAIYAMFIVVALEAALNFTVPLYIQIVQGRTPFDTSLAMLPFNLTVFVTATLVVRFYTRFSPRTIGVFSFVLTTVALAWLALVVTNNWETLPTILGLFVFGVGQGALVTLVFNVLVTAAPKELAGDVGSVRGTTQNLASAVGTAVAGALLVGILSANVTAAIASNVELTPELVAQADIDSRTFVPNDQLAAALESTDATDAQVEAFIEVNEQSRLQALKLGLLILAGVSAIAIVPASRLPNVKRHEVPDPSPTDN; translated from the coding sequence ATGTCAGCACCCGCAGCACACACCCCCGCCCACGCTGCCCCCGACGACGCCACCCAGGGGCTCCCCGACTCGCAGCTGGCGGACGCACCCGACGAGCGGAGTTCGTGGGTGCCCATGATCGGGCTCTTCCTTGCCCAGATCCTCATGTCGTACAACGTCGCGGCGCTCCCCGTCACGCTCGGCGGCATGGTGAGCGACTTTGGCGTGCCCGCGACCGACGTGAGCACCGCCATCGTGACGTACGGTCTCGTCGTCGCCGCGCTCGTCATGGTCGGCGCGAAGATCGGGCAGCGGGTCGGTTGGGTGACAATGTTCAGGATCGTGGTTGCGGTCTTCGCGGCGTCGGCACTCACAATGATTCTCGCGCCGAGCGTCGGCTGGGTGATTCTTGCGCAGGCCCTCGCCGGTGCGTCCGCCGCGATCATCGTGCCAAGCCTTGTCGCGCTCATCGCCGAGAACTACAGGGGCGCACAGCAGGCGACAGCCATTGGCTCCCTCGGCTCGGCACGCGCGCTCGCCGGAGTGACAGCGTTTCTGCTCGGCGGCACCCTCGCCACGTTCGTCGGGTGGCGGCCGGTATTCGGCGTGGTGCTGCTCATCGCCGTCGTGGTGTTCGCGCTGAGTTTCAGACTGCGGTCTGACCGCGGCGACGCGCGTATCGCCGTCGACGTTGTCGGCGCGCTACTCATCGGCGCTGGCATCGTCTCGCTCACTCTCGGTGTGAACAACCTCAACCGGTGGGGCCTCGTCCGCGCAACTGACGACGCACCGATGTCGATCCTCGGCCTCTCCCCCGCGCCCGTGCTCATCGTGGCGGGAATCATGTTCGTGCAGGGGTTCTTCGTCTGGACCCGGCGACGCACGAGCCTTGGGAGGGAACCCCTCGTAAGTCTCGCGGTGTTTGGGTCGCATCGTGAGCGCGCTGCGATCTACGCAATGTTTATCGTGGTTGCCCTCGAGGCGGCCCTGAACTTCACGGTTCCGCTATACATCCAGATCGTTCAGGGTCGCACCCCGTTCGACACCTCGCTCGCGATGCTTCCGTTCAACCTCACGGTGTTCGTCACAGCGACCCTCGTCGTCAGGTTCTACACGAGGTTCTCGCCGCGCACAATCGGGGTGTTCTCGTTCGTGCTCACCACGGTCGCCCTCGCCTGGCTCGCGCTCGTCGTCACGAACAACTGGGAGACCCTCCCCACGATCCTCGGCCTGTTTGTCTTCGGCGTCGGGCAGGGCGCCCTCGTGACGCTCGTCTTCAACGTGCTCGTCACCGCGGCGCCGAAGGAGCTCGCGGGCGACGTCGGCTCGGTGCGCGGCACGACCCAGAACCTCGCGAGCGCGGTGGGCACGGCCGTGGCGGGTGCACTGCTCGTCGGGATACTGAGCGCGAACGTGACCGCAGCGATCGCGAGCAACGTCGAGCTCACCCCCGAGCTCGTGGCGCAGGCAGACATCGACTCACGAACATTCGTGCCGAACGACCAACTCGCTGCCGCACTCGAGAGCACCGATGCGACGGATGCGCAGGTCGAGGCATTCATCGAGGTCAACGAGCAGTCACGGCTGCAGGCGCTGAAGCTCGGTCTGCTCATCCTCGCCGGCGTGAGCGCCATCGCGATCGTGCCGGCGAGCCGCCTCCCTAACGTGAAACGTCACGAGGTGCCCGACCCGAGCCCGACAGACAACTAG
- the glsA gene encoding glutaminase A, with protein MKLDIAHVAQRAATGLLPEDSRVDALIADAFAHAAAHSEGAVADYIPALASADPSLFGLSLVDVHGEAHEAGDSGVEFSIQSISKAFVYALLCDEVGHEEALATVGVNNTGLPFNSVVAIELNDGHPRNPMVNAGALATTALIPGADAEARWLTIQHGLSRFAGRRLELDEAVYQSEMAANQRNAAIAQLLESYGRIRQDPAEVVDVYTRQCSILVSAHDLAVMGATLADGGVNPVTGERVVSAEVARDTLAVMTASGMYENSGEWLFEIGLPGKSGVAGGIVCVAPGKGGIATFSPPLDAAGNSVRGQIATAYLSRALGLNLFASASHFTPKE; from the coding sequence ATGAAGCTCGACATTGCACACGTCGCACAGCGCGCAGCAACCGGGCTCCTGCCTGAAGACTCACGGGTTGACGCGCTCATCGCCGACGCGTTTGCACACGCTGCGGCCCACTCTGAGGGTGCTGTCGCGGACTACATCCCTGCCCTCGCGAGCGCCGACCCTAGCCTCTTCGGCCTGAGCCTCGTTGACGTGCATGGTGAGGCTCACGAGGCCGGCGACTCGGGGGTCGAGTTCTCAATACAGTCGATCTCGAAGGCGTTCGTGTACGCCCTGTTGTGCGACGAAGTCGGCCATGAAGAAGCGCTCGCGACAGTCGGAGTCAATAACACAGGATTGCCGTTCAACTCGGTCGTTGCCATTGAGCTCAACGACGGGCACCCGCGAAACCCGATGGTGAATGCCGGCGCGCTCGCCACAACCGCCCTCATTCCGGGTGCCGACGCAGAAGCACGGTGGCTCACGATTCAGCACGGCCTGTCCCGGTTCGCGGGCAGGCGGCTCGAGCTCGACGAGGCCGTCTACCAGTCTGAGATGGCGGCGAATCAGCGAAACGCGGCCATCGCGCAGCTCCTCGAGAGCTACGGTCGTATCAGGCAAGATCCCGCCGAGGTTGTCGATGTCTACACGAGACAATGCTCGATCCTGGTGAGCGCGCACGACCTCGCGGTGATGGGTGCAACTCTGGCCGACGGCGGCGTCAATCCTGTCACTGGCGAACGCGTCGTGTCGGCAGAGGTCGCCCGCGACACGCTCGCAGTCATGACTGCGTCAGGGATGTACGAGAACTCCGGTGAATGGCTCTTCGAGATCGGCCTCCCCGGCAAGTCGGGTGTCGCTGGCGGAATCGTGTGCGTCGCACCGGGCAAGGGCGGCATCGCAACGTTCTCGCCACCGCTCGACGCCGCAGGCAACAGCGTCCGCGGCCAGATCGCCACCGCATACCTCTCTCGCGCGCTTGGGCTCAACCTCTTCGCGTCTGCTTCTCACTTCACACCGAAGGAGTAA
- a CDS encoding NAD(P)-dependent oxidoreductase has product MSRVVVFGYSGYAGGAITRELAERGHDVLGVSRGADGEAAAVAVRAGSIFDAQLVEEVAAGADHLVVALHAQGEPPLATALPHLSASAVAHGATLSFVGGAGSLRVGENGPRVFDTPDFPEAYLPEAQAHGAILDSLREAPAELDWFYVSPAAEFGSWNPGERTGEFRIGGDVLLTAPDGSSTISGADYAIAYVDEIERGEHRRERFGVAY; this is encoded by the coding sequence ATGTCAAGAGTTGTAGTGTTTGGGTACTCGGGGTACGCAGGCGGAGCCATCACGCGCGAGCTTGCCGAGCGCGGGCATGACGTGCTCGGAGTCTCGCGAGGCGCCGACGGTGAGGCGGCTGCGGTCGCTGTCCGCGCGGGGTCGATCTTCGATGCGCAGCTCGTCGAGGAAGTCGCAGCAGGCGCCGATCACCTCGTTGTTGCGCTGCACGCTCAGGGCGAGCCCCCGCTGGCAACCGCCCTTCCGCATCTGAGCGCGAGCGCGGTCGCGCACGGGGCAACACTGAGCTTTGTTGGAGGCGCCGGCTCACTTCGAGTTGGCGAGAACGGCCCGAGGGTGTTCGATACTCCTGATTTCCCAGAGGCGTACCTGCCCGAGGCGCAGGCACACGGTGCGATCCTCGATTCGCTCCGCGAAGCCCCCGCCGAGCTCGACTGGTTCTACGTCAGCCCCGCCGCAGAGTTTGGGTCGTGGAACCCGGGTGAGCGCACAGGTGAGTTCCGCATTGGCGGCGACGTGCTCCTCACCGCACCCGACGGGTCGTCGACAATCTCGGGTGCCGACTACGCTATTGCCTACGTCGACGAGATCGAACGCGGCGAGCATCGCCGCGAGCGCTTCGGCGTCGCATACTAG
- a CDS encoding winged helix-turn-helix transcriptional regulator translates to MNEPQFDPYDPNCPSRQLVDRIGDRWTVLIIGALADGPARYGELSQSVAGISPRMLSQTLKALERDGLVQRQAFAEIPPRVVYSLTGAGESLRPVALAVESWARQHASDVLAARERFDAT, encoded by the coding sequence ATGAACGAGCCCCAGTTCGACCCATACGACCCGAATTGCCCGAGCAGGCAACTCGTGGATCGGATCGGCGATCGCTGGACTGTGCTGATCATTGGCGCCCTCGCCGACGGGCCCGCACGCTACGGGGAGCTCTCGCAGAGTGTCGCCGGCATCTCCCCGCGCATGCTCTCGCAAACGCTGAAGGCGCTCGAGCGCGACGGGCTCGTGCAGCGGCAGGCCTTCGCCGAAATCCCGCCGCGTGTCGTCTACAGTCTGACCGGTGCGGGGGAGAGCCTTCGCCCAGTCGCCCTCGCGGTCGAGTCCTGGGCGCGCCAGCATGCGTCGGACGTGCTGGCTGCGCGGGAACGCTTTGACGCGACGTAA
- a CDS encoding TetR/AcrR family transcriptional regulator: MAQHPGDSQADQAATPTPLPATPKGRDTRARITAAAEALFDERGYANVRIADITARAGLTTGAFYRYFTDKHELTLELLRDLTVEVFEFIRIPLDAANLVASVTESTQKYFAFYERHRALFGVIVELSQTDPEIAEIWTSSRRAFYDRISGALSRASLSAHIRADLDLALAAEMLGSMTEFYAFQRFVLRDPSVAGRPLDEASKTLATIWLSGISTGGSS; encoded by the coding sequence ATGGCGCAGCACCCGGGCGACAGCCAGGCCGATCAGGCCGCGACGCCAACGCCGCTTCCAGCGACACCGAAGGGGCGCGATACGCGGGCCCGAATCACGGCCGCTGCCGAGGCGCTGTTCGACGAGCGCGGCTACGCGAACGTGCGCATCGCAGACATTACCGCGCGGGCGGGTCTCACGACTGGCGCGTTCTACCGCTACTTCACCGACAAGCACGAGCTCACGCTCGAGCTGTTGCGCGACCTCACGGTCGAGGTCTTCGAGTTCATTCGGATACCGCTCGATGCGGCAAACCTCGTCGCCTCGGTCACCGAGTCGACGCAGAAGTACTTCGCGTTCTACGAACGCCACCGCGCGCTCTTCGGCGTCATCGTCGAGCTGTCACAGACAGACCCCGAGATCGCCGAGATCTGGACGTCGTCGAGGCGAGCGTTCTACGACAGAATCAGCGGTGCACTCTCGAGGGCATCGCTTTCGGCACACATCAGAGCCGACCTCGACCTCGCCCTCGCGGCAGAGATGCTCGGCAGCATGACTGAGTTCTACGCCTTTCAGCGATTCGTGCTGCGCGATCCAAGCGTCGCCGGCCGGCCTCTCGACGAGGCGAGCAAGACACTCGCAACGATCTGGCTTTCAGGCATCTCGACGGGCGGGTCATCCTAG